A genome region from Purpureocillium takamizusanense chromosome 8, complete sequence includes the following:
- a CDS encoding uncharacterized protein (COG:Q~SMCOG1034:cytochrome P450~EggNog:ENOG503NWBF~TransMembrane:1 (o68-86i)~antiSMASH:Cluster_8.4) gives MFGSSTTMKRSSPPTWTDGPPTRCLYWDRSGSQLFNVSRDPNLSLFTIRLRDPAVSTMQAPAISTERLLYVLLVTLVAVGVARRTWNLRGRRAFARSRGCLPPRSRAPVKDPIFGFDFIYDAIFNKAGDRYLESTLKSFRELGTTYTMSRWAMSVFYTCDSLNMKQILAGSFEDFGLPHTRVTALSSFVGDGIFTLDNEPWYHARMSLKPMVARSDKETIRGILEGNFQSVLRLLPDDGASVNLQDIFFRLVMDFATEYLTGNSAHMLDNEDTQGARAQQFVSDYMTCSTEVITCLGLGPLQHLRFNSDAKRAKNAVFSFLDAFIDDSLRKRAIKGASVRDDFLTQLTALTTDRMVLRNQLLHILIATRDTVASTLSNLFFVLARNPQVYDKLRANVLAVAGTEAPTTDQLKQMKFARWCVNESLRLHPVIPIGGRQARRDTVLPRGGGADGQAPLLVPEGTIVMSNVYAMHRDEQVFGANVEAFNPERWDNLHPGWGYLPFSGGPRICMGQHIALTVVQYILVRMAQTVSSIDGLGEKDWVEQYALATTCRGGVHVSLHKA, from the exons atgtTCGGGAGTTCTACAACAATGAAGAGATCAAGTCCACCCACATGGACCGATGGTCCGCCCACACGTTGCTTGTACTGGGATAGGTCCGGTTCCCAACTTTTCAACGTCAGTCGCGACCCCAACCTTTCTCTCTTCACCATCCGCCTTCGCGATCCAGCCGTATCCACGATGCAGGCTCCGGCAATCAGCACTGAGCGGCTGCTCTACGTGCTCCTGGTCACTCTTGTGGCTGTAGGTGTTGCTCGTAGGACATGGAACCtacgaggccgacgtgctTTCGCCAGATCCCGTGGATGTCTCCCGCCACGAAGCCGAGCCCCCGTCAAGGACCCCATCTTTGGCTTTGACTTCATCTACGACGCAATCTTCAACAAGGCGGGCGACAGGTATCTGGAGAGCACACTCAAGTCCTTTCGGGAGCTCGGCACGACGTACACAATGAGCCGGTGGGCTATGAGCGTCTTCTACACCTGCGACAGCCTTAACATGAAGCAAATCTTGGCCGGCTCGTTCGAGGACTTTGGCCTCCCGCACACGCGAGTCACAGCACTGAGCTCCTTTGTTGGTGACGGAATCTTCACGCTGGACAATGAGCCATGGTACCATGCCAGGATGTCGTTGAAGCCGATGGTGGCGAGGTCGGACAAGGAGACCATACGCGGAATCCTCGAGGGCAACTTCCAGTCCGTGCTTCGGCTCCTgcctgacgacggcgcgtcTGTCAACCTCCAGGACATCTTCTTCCGCCTCGTCATGGACTTTGCCACCGAATACCTCACAGGAAACTCTGCGCACATGCTTGACAACGAGGACACACAAGGCGCCAGAGCGCAGCAATTTGTTTCCGACTACATGACATGCTCCACCGAGGTCATCACCTGCCTTGGTCTAGGCCCTCTGCAGCACTTGAGGTTCAACAGCGATGCAAAGAGGGCCAAAAATGCAGTCTTCAGCTTCCTCGATGCCTTCATAGACGACTCGCTGCGCAAGCGCGCCATCAAAGGGGCCAGCGTCCGCGATGACTTCTTGACCCAGCTCacggcgttgacgacggaCCGCATGGTCCTCAGGAACCAGCTTCTGCATATCTTGATCGCCACACGAGACACCGTGGCAAGCACTTTGAGCAATCTGTTCTTCGTTCTCGCGAGGAACCCGCAGGTCTACGACAAGCTCCGAGCAAACGTGTTGGCCGTCGCTGGTACCGAGGCTCCTACCACGGACCAGCTGAAGCAGATGAAGTTTGCGCGTTGGTGCGTCAACGAGT CGCTGCGACTGCATCCCGTCATCCCAATCGGCGGCCGACAGGCGAGGAGGGACACTGTtctcccccgcggcggcggagcggacgGACAGGCCCCCCTCCTGGTCCCAGAAGGCACGATCGTCATGTCCAACGTGTACGCCATGCACCGCGACGAGCAAGTCTTTGGTGCCAACGTGGAGGCCTTCAATCCCGAAAGATGGGACAATCTTCATCCCGGATGGGGATACCTCCCCTTCAGTGGAGGACCCAGGATCTGCATGGGAC AGCACATTGCACTGACTGTGGTGCAATATATCTTGGTCAGGATGGCGCAGACGGTCTCGTCAATTGACGGCCTTGGAGAGAAGGATTGGGTGGAGCAGTATgcgttggcgacgacatGTCGAGGAGGCGTTCATGTAAGCCTGCACAAGGCGTAG
- a CDS encoding putative NRPS-like protein biosynthetic cluster (EggNog:ENOG503NZBC~antiSMASH:Cluster_8.4~COG:I~SMCOG1002:AMP-dependent synthetase and ligase) → MATHDMEGDEQVADRRAEVYGNPIEDSNQSLWDVLSGSASQFPERTALISMWQLGDGCGSVDSDDSPEGSQCLRWTFADLHKRATDLADDLNALGCHAGMHMAAIFWNSAEWALFFWAAAKMGMVYVPIDSRGGEDTRFILSTLNPEVLVVQNAEMARSLDLGKGQTAAQKLLIDCSGSFKQGWMTFNGHNLRDSQGDRVGSPVVGQITFDDREGTDEAALIIFTSGTTGTPKGCIHTNRNLIAQTFDFDPDPPEYIAKWVVHTPVSHIFAINNALRAWRTGSSVVFPSKTFNVAATVRALAQEQCSVISATPTLVRALLAHKDFPSPDDLSLSMVTIGGTGISEEDIRLCLEELGADHAVQAYGMSEGAPLVSWARGDPMLTDGYHPGVGKILPGANVRICAPGTRDVLQRGEVGELHVGGPSVIVGYFAGADNGAFYADDTGKWLVTGDQGKIDEDGVVYLFGRYKDLIIRGGENIHPARIESALAELPGVQSQIVGIPDDTAGQLLVAVVNLPDNITKPQISEKAKDLGPKYTIDHVYTLQEIGLERWPVTSLGKPKKGLLTEAVVARFRSSVMASSSQRAQGPASQQLADVCSTLQAVWYALTGDKPGKDDTLAYLSDSIALLRYCDGALRETGRRLYLQDLAVHDTIEKQVKLLLDRESEHSDEDSSAQRNPTDYRRFLVERKEELCKDDLTMVKPHHYASMSPRELWDVGCRRLISIGLQRSNVEDIIPIRDSLQGMAAGSRPQSFHVRVNFRVAGVAQSKIRQALESGLREHPILRAVVATPPIGPMFHVVVEAGTELFARQIKEQTAVCEEQATQMCSDDATSSQAPEFMFSATIISIKNTNQCLLSMTYSHSVMDAMFLLQWHKDLASLVSGKPQTQSMRTPYILFADLHRDYQDSLAAQRDIRFHVQRLRGISRLQSALWPPQRAPGWMVSSDKDAPQAEARQKAREAIWKGEWNGQKEREFRFPHRSRLVSLPSLLVLRQACGIEAPILARCAVVLFSIMQTKSRFAVYSSYEGGRSWPFVPDWMQGCLPPPMSVDGPTVERVVNMVEVRPEETVREFFARMKLDFEQTVRHQHAPWGGILKELKEEAPTAVEATLRQSFVWDVSMGMALSPQYQEEKSSSILEPVSRHDWPDFGFCWNMFNITTDSILFIASWDTAQMSAREVDRCCDDMASVLRALGCEENWDKRVGACMP, encoded by the exons ATGGCGACTCACGACatggagggcgacgagcaggtGGCCGACCGCCGCGCTGAAGTCTATGGAAACCCAATCGAGGACTCGAACCAGAGCCTGTGGGATGTGCTGAGCGGGTCGGCATCTCAGTTCCCAGAAAGAACCGCACTCATATCCATGTGGCAGCTCGGGGATGGCTGTGGCAGCGTGGACAGCGACGACTCCCCCGAGGGCTCCCAATGCTTGAGGTGGACTTTTGCTGATTTGCACAAACGAGCCACGGACCTGGCAGACGACCTAAACGCGCTCGGCTGTCACGCCGGCATGCACATGGCCGCGATTTTCTGGAACTCGGCAGAATGGGCTTTGTTCTTCTGGGCGGCCGCGAAGATGGGCATGGTCTACGTCCCGATCGacagtcgcggcggcgaggacacCCGATTCATCCTCTCGACTTTGAACCCGGAGGTGCTGGTGGTTCAGAATGCGGAGATGGCGCGCTCGCTTGATCTGGGAAAAGGCCAGACGGCAGCGCAGAAGCTCCTCATCGACTGCTCTGGTAGCTTCAAGCAAGGTTGGATGACCTTCAATGGTCACAATCTGAGGGACAGTCAGGGCGATCGAGTTGGATCGCCAGTTGTGGGACAGATAACTTTCGATGATCGGGAGGGCACGGACGAGGCAGCCCTCATCATCTTTACGAGCGGCACGACTGGAACGCCGAAAGGCTGCATCCACACGAACCGTAACCTCATCGCCCAGACATTCGACTTTGATCCGGACCCCCCCGAGTACATCGCCAAGTGGGTTGTCCACACGCCCGTGTCCCACATCTTCGCCATCAACAACGCCCTACGAGCATGGCGGACCGGATCGTCCGTCGTATTCCCCTCAAAGACCTTCAACGTCGCGGCGACCGTCCGCGCCCTGGCCCAGGAACAATGCAGCGTCATTTCCGCGACCCCAACACTGGTGCGGGCTCTCCTCGCGCACAAGGACTTCCCCAGCCCAGACGACCTCAGCCTCTCCATGGTCACCATCGGAGGCACGGGCATCAGCGAAGAGGACAtccgcctctgcctcgaggagctcggcgcagACCACGCGGTGCAGGCGTACGGTATGAGCGAGGGAGCGCCCCTCGTGAgctgggcgcgcggcgatcCGATGCTCACCGACGGATACCACCCGGGTGTGGGAAAGATCCTGCCCGGCGCAAACGTCCGCATCTGCGCGCCCGGCACCCGAGACGTGCTTCAGCGTGGAGAGGTTGGCGAGCTGCACGTTGGCGGACCATCCGTGATTGTGGGTTACTTTGCGGGTGCGGACAACGGCGCGTTCTACGCGGACGACACTGGGAAGTGGCTCGTCACCGGCGACCAAGGCAAGATTGACGAGGATGGTGTCGTGTATCTGTTTGGACGGTACAAGGATCTGATTATCCGCGGAGGAGAAAACATCCACCCTGCGAGGATCGAGTCTGCCTTGGCGGAGCTGCCCGGCGTGCAG AGCCAGATAGTTGGCATCCCTGATGACACCGCCGgacagctcctcgtcgcagTCGTGAATCTGCCAGACAACATCACTAAGCCTCAGATCAGCGAAAAGGCAAAGGACCTGGGCCCCAAGTACACCATCGATCATGTGTACACACTGCAGGAGATTGGACTCGAGCGCTGGCCCGTCACCTCCCTCGGCAAGCCGAAGAAGGGTCTCCTGACAGAGGCTGTCGTCGCGAGATTTCGTTCATCAGTCATGGCAAGCAGCTCCCAGCGAGCACAAGGCCCGGCGTCCCAGCAGCTTGCAGATGTCTGCAGTACCTTGCAAGCCGTCTGGTACGCGTTGACCGGGGACAAGCCCGGCAAAGACGATACGCTTGCCTATCTTTCCGACAGCATCGCCCTACTCCGGTACTGCGACGGTGCCCTGCGCGAGACGGGACGGCGCTTGTACCTGCAGGACCTGGCTGTCCACGACACCATCGAGAAGCAGGTCAAGCTTCTCTTGGACAGAGAATCGGAGCATTCGGACGAAGATTCGAGCGCTCAAAGAAACCCTACGGACTACCGACGCTTTCTGGTTGAAAGAAAGGAAGAGCTCTGCAAGGACGACCTCACCATGGTCAAGCCTCACCATTATGCTTCCATGTCTCCGAGAGAACTCTGGGACGTGGGATGCAGACGCCTGATTTCCATTGGCTTGCAGCGGTCCAACGTCGAGGACATCATTCCGATCCGCGACTCTCTGCAAGGCATGGCCGCAGGATCGCGCCCACAGTCCTTCCACGTCCGTGTCAActtccgcgtcgccggcgttgCGCAGAGCAAGATCCGCCAAGCGTTGGAGAGCGGTCTTCGTGAACACCCCATCCTCAGGGCGGTGGTCGCTACGCCGCCCATCGGTCCAATGTTCCACGTGGTCGTTGAAGCCGGCACGGAACTATTCGCCCGTCAGATCAAGGAGCAGACGGCCGTTTGCGAGGAGCAGGCCACGCAGATGTGCTCCGACGACGCTACATCGTCCCAGGCCCCCGAGTTCATGTTCTCTGCCACGATCATCTCAATTAAGAACACGAATCAGTGCCTCCTGTCCATGACGTACAGCCACTCTGTCATGGACGCCATGTTCCTGCTCCAGTGGCACAAGGACCTGGCCAGTCTCGTCTCCGGAAAGCCTCAGACACAGTCCATGAGAACCCCCTACATTTTGTTTGCAGATCTGCACCGCGACTACCAagacagcctcgccgcccagagGGACATCCGATTCCACGTCCAGCGCCTTCGGGGCATCTCTCGTCTCCAATCAGCCCTTTGGCCACCCCAGCGCGCGCCAGGATGGATGGTGTCCAGCGACAAGGACGCTCCCCAGGCAGAAGCTCGCCAAAAGGCCCGAGAGGCTATCTGGAAAGGAGAATGGAACGGACAGAAGGAACGAGAGTTTCGTTTTCCGCATAGAAGCCGCCTCGTCAGTCTGCCCAGCCTGCTGGTCTTGCGACAGGCCTGCGGCATCGAGGCGCCCATCCTGGCGCGCTGCGCGGTCGTGCTCTTCAGCATCATGCAGACCAAGTCGCGTTTCGCCGTGTACAGCTCCTACGAGGGCGGCCGTTCGTGGCCGTTTGTGCCCGACTGGATGCagggctgcctgccccctCCGATGAGCGTGGACGGGCCGACGGTGGAGCGCGTGGTCAACATGGTCGAGGTGCGCCCCGAAGAGACCGTGCGTGAGTTCTTCGCCAGGATGAAGCTTGACTTTGAGCAGACGGTTCGACACCAGCACGCGCCGTGGGGTGGCAtcctcaaggagctcaaggaggaggcgcctACCGCGGTGGAGGCTACCCTTCGACAGTCGTTTGTGTGGGATGTGAGTATGGGGATGGCGCTCTCGCCGCAATATCAGGAGGAAAagtcctcgtccatcttgGAGCCAGTGTCGCGCCACGACTGGCCGGATTT CGGCTTCTGCTGGAACATGTTCAACATCACCACGGACAGCATCCTCTTCATCGCCTCGTGGGACACTGCGCAGATGTCTGCGCGCGAGGTGgaccgctgctgcgacgACATGGCATCCGTGCTGCGGGCTCTTGGTTGCGAGGAGAACTGGGACAAGCGTGTTGGCGCATGCATGCCTTGA
- a CDS encoding uncharacterized protein (antiSMASH:Cluster_8.4) has protein sequence MPSSSMRPFDDQDLLRASYIDYLTTWLESRAWKPSMLSGKVGPDMEAQQAWEGRRRPVEMAMRLVYHVHAHMLQSGRAATHSLRGTLSRSIEMSAWREVLDQANPWLLTKRPQLREMRHSRAARAVDFLAEFDSFVAEEGLTERQVVVMDCPWVETWAEQILD, from the coding sequence atgccctcctcctccatgcgCCCCTTCGACGACCAAGACCTCCTCCGCGCCTCGTACATCGACTACCTGACCACCTGGCTCGAGTCCCGCGCATGGAAACCCTCGATGCTATCAGGAAAGGTCGGCCCAGACATGGAAGCCCAGCAGGCGTGGgaaggacgccgccggcccgtcgAGATGGCCATGCGGCTCGTGTACCACGTCCACGCGCACATGCTGCAGAGCGGGAGAGCCGCAACCCATTCTCTCCGCGGCACGCTCTCCAGGAGCATAGAAATGAGCGCGTGGCGCGAGGTGCTGGACCAGGCGAACCCGTGGCTCCTGACCAAGAggccgcagctgcgcgagatgCGTCAcagccgcgcggcgcgggcggtggaCTTCCTCGCCGAGTTTGACAGTTTtgtggcggaggaggggctTACGGAGAGGCAGGTCGTGGTGATGGACTGCCCGTGGGTTGAGACGTGGGCGGAGCAGATTCTTGATTAA
- a CDS encoding uncharacterized protein (TransMembrane:4 (i238-258o278-296i308-329o357-378i)~EggNog:ENOG503PWTR~antiSMASH:Cluster_8.4) — protein MPSDKKGKKIATAVNVSSRNASQSAMSYRSIGPDSSSSSASGGLVPGSPGAAETAMTTASTVKNTGEGGAGGGVAHGGDGVSSPPLSDFWRLLPMSSGMRRDTHHAAGGSGGAAGTPGGGPAPSWLASSSSSASSGAGDGTPRALGSKSTVNNSPTAQQSASPPLTLVASTLDNVDTETGNQMQVLAHGQIHGRQTAAAAAGFAGGGGISENDGGDLALTPEGQFVKRRWEMNSTMHAAIFMAQGLVIMAVACVLLAATIWKYDDVDDAALWDVLGSYVQPALAIMFVICMGTLAAHEMFVLSTVLLLYLQAAVLVIAIATSLFTWFWLFGASNNVGHGGGGGGHGRPGDDGADWQLLKGVVVSCIAAVLGTVAFAFLRIAAV, from the exons ATGCCTTCCGACaagaaaggaaagaagaTTGCCACCGCGGTCAACGTCTCCTCGCGCAACGCTTCGCAGAGCG CTATGTCGTACCGCAGCATCGGACCTgactcctcgtcctcgtccgccagcgGTGGACTTGTCCCCGGCTCGCCTGGTGCCGCGGAGACTGCTATGACTACTGCCTCCACCGTCAAGAACACTGGCgaaggtggtgctggtggcggtgtcgctcacggcggcgacggcgtctctTCGCCTCCCCTTTCTGACTTTTGGCGCCTGCTTCCCATGTCCAGCGGCATGCGTCGCGACACCCACCACGCGGCTGGTGGTAGCGGTGGTGCCGCGGGcacgcccggcggcggtccggcGCCCAGCTGgctcgcctcctcgtcgtcgtcagcctcttcgggcgcgggcgacggcacgcCTCGTGCCTTGGGTTCCAAGTCGACGGTAAACAACTCTCCAACCGCGCAGCAGAGCGCCTCGCCACCCCTGACCCTCGTGGCGTCGACCCTTGACAATGTTGATACTGAGACCGGAAACCAGATGCAGGTGCTTGCACATGGACAGATACACGGCCGCCagactgctgctgctgctgctggtttcgctggtggtggtggcatctCTGAGaatgatggcggcgacctcgcGCTCACGCCCGAGGGCCAGTTTGTGAAGCGCCGTTGGGAGATGAACTCGACTATGCACGCGGCTATTTTTATGGCCCAGGGCCTTGTGATTATGGCCGTGGCTTGTGTCCTCTTGGCCGCTACCATTTGGAAGTACGacgatgttgatgatgccgcgCTTTGGGACGT TCTTGGAAGCTACGTCCAGCCCGCTCTTGCGATCATGTTCGTCATCTGCATGGGCACGCTCGCCGCTCATGAGATGTTCGTCCTCTCgaccgtgctgctgctgtaccTGCAGGCCGCGGTCCTCGTCATTGCGATTGCCACGTCCCTCTTCACCTGGTTCTGGCTTTTCGGCGCCTCCAACAACGTCggtcacggcggcggtggtggtggccatggccgccctggcgatgatggcgccgacTGGCAGCTGCTCAAGGGCGTGGTCGTGAGCTGCATCGCGGCCGTCCTGGGCACCGTCGCGTTCGCGTTCTTGCGCATCGCAGCCGTCTG A
- a CDS encoding uncharacterized protein (COG:S~TransMembrane:3 (o110-130i254-272o284-301i)~EggNog:ENOG503NY3S~antiSMASH:Cluster_8.4), producing the protein MAAIDSPWLSEVGAPMSARDDASTGTGPSNLESRSSTGLPPTFAAFSPVTLSANTPSRSARRSTILVHQKSPLLLATPPQVTRALAYSHPFLLPLNKFVGLLTWSTGDPWQSFLLLSAFWAVCLYGDILVKRAGPIVVGIGLIVGMYGRRYSPLSTSGWSEPAREVKDGAKSQGGSSGSSGQPKNAQSGAGQRSKHTRAQSEVTNTKHQKTLDEIVETLKEFTSRCNVLMEPLIEMTDFLSTQRTPTSATTKPALTAMFLRLLIITPFWLALTMPPLRVITTRRVVLVAGTLALTWHARVMRVARTIIWRSAMVRRVASAITGLRFDGPTKAKKSARFEAELARAKSNPSIKVNGRETRSSGVKFTFIIYENQRRWIGLGWTSSLFAYERPAWTDEHNSTVPHKDEFDLPDVEDGSNMRWQWVDGSRWRVDGVPDEQGPIEYDGDEGKNGWIYYDNKWQNGRRGIDGWGKWTRRRKWYRDAELVEVDETEAQQPATATAENGSTSEGYSTTGEKMVPTRAEPSLPGPDSTIADDSSAKTMDDSASVHSTSSRSSFWPSLRRRNPAESKGRVPVEKERSRRLSEVTSEPSNEEDTTSLGRELEIELQKQGKDGGQWGIGDEARMNLE; encoded by the exons ATGGCTGCAATT GACTCCCCGTGGCTATCGGAAGTTGGCGCGCCAATGTctgcccgcgacgacgcctcgacAGGCACCGGGCCCTCCAACCTCGAATCCCGGAGCTCGACCGGCCTCCCTCCGACCTTTGCCGCCTTCTCCCCCGTCACTCTCTCCGCCAACACGCCCTCGCgatccgcccgccgctccacTATCCTCGTCCACCAGAAGAGCCCGCTTCTGctcgccacgccgcctcAGGTCACCCGCGCGCTCGCCTACAGCCATCCGTTCTTGCTGCCGCTCAACAAGTTTGTCGGCCTGCTGACATGGAGCACCGGCGATCCTTGGCAGAGCTTCCTCCTGCTCTCCGCCTTCTGGGCTGTTTGCTTGTACGGTGACATTCTCGTCAAGCGCGCGGGACCCATCGTCGTTGGCAtcggcctcatcgtcggcatgTATGGGAGGCGATATAGTCCCCTCAGCACAAGCGGCTGGAGCGAACCTGCGCGTGAGGTGAAGGATGGGGCCAAGTCGCAGGGAGGCTCGTCTGGCAGCTCCGGACAGCCAAAGAACGCCCAGTCCGGCGCCGGACAGCGCTCCAAGCATACGAGAGCCCAGTCCGAAGTCACTAACACAAAACACCAGAAGACGCTCGACGAGATCGTTGAGACGCTCAAGGAATTTACCAGCCGGTGCAACGTCCTCATGGAGCCGCTCATCGAAATGACCGATTTCTTGAGCACCCAGCGAACGCCAACAAGCGCTACCACAAAACCCGCCCTGACGGCCATGTTCCTCCGACTTCTCATCATCACACCATTCTGGCTCGCACTGACGATGCCTCCATTGCGAgtcatcaccaccagacgcgtcgtcctcgtcgccggaACCCTGGCCCTGACATGGCACGCGCGGGTGATGCGCGTGGCGAGGACAATCATCTGGAGGAGCGCCATGGTTCGGCGTGTGGCGTCGGCCATCACTGGGCTGCGCTTTGACGGCCCGACTAAAGCGAAGAAGTCGGCCAGGTTCGAGGCTGAGCTCGCCCGAGCGAAGAGCAATCCAAGCATCAAGGTCAACGGGCGAGAGACCCGGAGCTCTGGAGTCAAGTTTACATTCATCATCTACGAGAACCAGCGCCGATGGATCGGCCTTGGATGGACGTCTAGCTTGTTCGCGTATGAGCGACCCGCCTGGACGGATGAACACAACAGCACCGTTCCCCACAAGGACGAATTTGACTTGCCAGATGTTGAGGACGGGAGTAACATGAGATGGCAATGGGTCGATGGCAGCAGATGGAGGGTCGACGGCGTGCCGGACGAACAGGGCCCCATCGAGTacgacggcgatgagggcAAGAATGGCTGGATATACTATGACAATAAG TGGCAAAATGGCCGTAGAGGAATCGACGGCTGGGGAAAATGGACGCGCCGACGGAAGTGGtaccgcgacgccgagcttgTGGAAGTAGATGAGACCGAGGCTCAGCAGCCAGCAACTGCAACTGCCGAGAACGGATCCACATCTGAGGGATACAGTACTACGGGGGAGAAGATGGTGCCGACGCGCGCCGAGCCGTCACTACCCGGCCCTGACTCGACGATTGCCGATGATTCCAGTGCAAAGACTATGGACGACTCGGCCTCTGTAcactcgacgtcgtccagATCTTCTTTCTGGCCGTCGCTGAGGAGGCGGAACCCGGCCGAGTCGAAAGGGCGGGTCCCTGTAGAAAAGGAAAGGTCGAGAAGGCTAAGCGAGGTAACGAGCGAGCCGTCAAACGAGGAAGACACGACCAGCCTGGGGCGTGAATTGGAGATTGAACTGCAGAAGCAGGGCAAGGATGGAGGGCAGTGGGGGATAGGGGACGAGGCGAGAATGAACCTCGAATGA
- a CDS encoding uncharacterized protein (EggNog:ENOG503NY3S~COG:S~TransMembrane:3 (o95-115i239-257o269-286i)~antiSMASH:Cluster_8.4): MSARDDASTGTGPSNLESRSSTGLPPTFAAFSPVTLSANTPSRSARRSTILVHQKSPLLLATPPQVTRALAYSHPFLLPLNKFVGLLTWSTGDPWQSFLLLSAFWAVCLYGDILVKRAGPIVVGIGLIVGMYGRRYSPLSTSGWSEPAREVKDGAKSQGGSSGSSGQPKNAQSGAGQRSKHTRAQSEVTNTKHQKTLDEIVETLKEFTSRCNVLMEPLIEMTDFLSTQRTPTSATTKPALTAMFLRLLIITPFWLALTMPPLRVITTRRVVLVAGTLALTWHARVMRVARTIIWRSAMVRRVASAITGLRFDGPTKAKKSARFEAELARAKSNPSIKVNGRETRSSGVKFTFIIYENQRRWIGLGWTSSLFAYERPAWTDEHNSTVPHKDEFDLPDVEDGSNMRWQWVDGSRWRVDGVPDEQGPIEYDGDEGKNGWIYYDNKWQNGRRGIDGWGKWTRRRKWYRDAELVEVDETEAQQPATATAENGSTSEGYSTTGEKMVPTRAEPSLPGPDSTIADDSSAKTMDDSASVHSTSSRSSFWPSLRRRNPAESKGRVPVEKERSRRLSEVTSEPSNEEDTTSLGRELEIELQKQGKDGGQWGIGDEARMNLE; encoded by the exons ATGTctgcccgcgacgacgcctcgacAGGCACCGGGCCCTCCAACCTCGAATCCCGGAGCTCGACCGGCCTCCCTCCGACCTTTGCCGCCTTCTCCCCCGTCACTCTCTCCGCCAACACGCCCTCGCgatccgcccgccgctccacTATCCTCGTCCACCAGAAGAGCCCGCTTCTGctcgccacgccgcctcAGGTCACCCGCGCGCTCGCCTACAGCCATCCGTTCTTGCTGCCGCTCAACAAGTTTGTCGGCCTGCTGACATGGAGCACCGGCGATCCTTGGCAGAGCTTCCTCCTGCTCTCCGCCTTCTGGGCTGTTTGCTTGTACGGTGACATTCTCGTCAAGCGCGCGGGACCCATCGTCGTTGGCAtcggcctcatcgtcggcatgTATGGGAGGCGATATAGTCCCCTCAGCACAAGCGGCTGGAGCGAACCTGCGCGTGAGGTGAAGGATGGGGCCAAGTCGCAGGGAGGCTCGTCTGGCAGCTCCGGACAGCCAAAGAACGCCCAGTCCGGCGCCGGACAGCGCTCCAAGCATACGAGAGCCCAGTCCGAAGTCACTAACACAAAACACCAGAAGACGCTCGACGAGATCGTTGAGACGCTCAAGGAATTTACCAGCCGGTGCAACGTCCTCATGGAGCCGCTCATCGAAATGACCGATTTCTTGAGCACCCAGCGAACGCCAACAAGCGCTACCACAAAACCCGCCCTGACGGCCATGTTCCTCCGACTTCTCATCATCACACCATTCTGGCTCGCACTGACGATGCCTCCATTGCGAgtcatcaccaccagacgcgtcgtcctcgtcgccggaACCCTGGCCCTGACATGGCACGCGCGGGTGATGCGCGTGGCGAGGACAATCATCTGGAGGAGCGCCATGGTTCGGCGTGTGGCGTCGGCCATCACTGGGCTGCGCTTTGACGGCCCGACTAAAGCGAAGAAGTCGGCCAGGTTCGAGGCTGAGCTCGCCCGAGCGAAGAGCAATCCAAGCATCAAGGTCAACGGGCGAGAGACCCGGAGCTCTGGAGTCAAGTTTACATTCATCATCTACGAGAACCAGCGCCGATGGATCGGCCTTGGATGGACGTCTAGCTTGTTCGCGTATGAGCGACCCGCCTGGACGGATGAACACAACAGCACCGTTCCCCACAAGGACGAATTTGACTTGCCAGATGTTGAGGACGGGAGTAACATGAGATGGCAATGGGTCGATGGCAGCAGATGGAGGGTCGACGGCGTGCCGGACGAACAGGGCCCCATCGAGTacgacggcgatgagggcAAGAATGGCTGGATATACTATGACAATAAG TGGCAAAATGGCCGTAGAGGAATCGACGGCTGGGGAAAATGGACGCGCCGACGGAAGTGGtaccgcgacgccgagcttgTGGAAGTAGATGAGACCGAGGCTCAGCAGCCAGCAACTGCAACTGCCGAGAACGGATCCACATCTGAGGGATACAGTACTACGGGGGAGAAGATGGTGCCGACGCGCGCCGAGCCGTCACTACCCGGCCCTGACTCGACGATTGCCGATGATTCCAGTGCAAAGACTATGGACGACTCGGCCTCTGTAcactcgacgtcgtccagATCTTCTTTCTGGCCGTCGCTGAGGAGGCGGAACCCGGCCGAGTCGAAAGGGCGGGTCCCTGTAGAAAAGGAAAGGTCGAGAAGGCTAAGCGAGGTAACGAGCGAGCCGTCAAACGAGGAAGACACGACCAGCCTGGGGCGTGAATTGGAGATTGAACTGCAGAAGCAGGGCAAGGATGGAGGGCAGTGGGGGATAGGGGACGAGGCGAGAATGAACCTCGAATGA